One Triticum dicoccoides isolate Atlit2015 ecotype Zavitan chromosome 5B, WEW_v2.0, whole genome shotgun sequence genomic window carries:
- the LOC119312019 gene encoding uncharacterized protein LOC119312019 isoform X1 yields MGDASSDSTAVPLDLLLQITDGFSEKRKLGGGSFGEVYLGVHPDGQTIAVKKIYDMPGVDEEQFQNEFKNLARLQHRNIVRLVGYCHHIEEVPAMYEGKLVLAEKIHRALCLEYMSNGSLEKYISDECDKYDWHTGYGIIKGICQGLKYLHTKLEPPIYHLDLKPANILLDENMVPRIADFGISRLFGDERTRATKSTLGTQGYLPPEYIRNYLISSKFDIFSLGVVIIKIMAGRAGYYKSAEMSSHEFINVVQENWTNRPHETSSLMKAYSKQVKICIEIGLSCVQEDRHKRPTVQNIVDRLNETETECTCVYKKFEVQENSGGLTPNYFMNNGRSVSEVPLNNDAGPSIQARTAWQYPTDMTAQQELGERQAASLPNGIYEPPRQIMVGFPESGGTTTVERQDLAVKVQEAITDPFVVKDHRSALNGKRYPPSKEEAVHRLENISLKGKHCNDLADKNITTVKRLMRHYHRDKSGLQKVPADEMITRAILTDEQSDNFSTIDSLGNCLTGHGQHDASVMQANILNDQGSLLAQPTPFHNFLPVPADEMITRASLTDEQTEYFSTTDSLGNFLTGHGQPDASMTQTNILNDLVSLSAQPTPLHNFLSVPADEMIPRASLTDEQTEYFSTTDSLGINTGDLKQVIIACGKAAAGNGIYETEVLISELRQLVSISGDPMQRLGAYMLQGLVARLSSSGSKLYKSLKCKEPTNSELMSYMHHLCEMCPSYKFGYMSANGAIAEAIKGQNFVHIIDFQIAQGSQWITIIQALAARPRGPPCLRITAIDDSNSAYARGGGLDMVGTRLHSVSASCGMPFEFNAVHAVSHEVYLEHLDIRPGEVIVVNFAYELHHSPDESLSVENHRDRIIRMIKSLSPMVVTLVEQESNTNTTQFFPRYMETLDYYTAMFESIDVALPRDAKIRVNTEQHCLGRDIISLIACEGAERVERHEVFGTWKARFAMAGFRPYPLSSVVNNTIKTLLDGYDSCYRLEERDGVLYLGWKNRVLVVSSAWC; encoded by the exons ATGGGCGATGCAAGTTCAGACTCAACGGCTGTGCCGCTCGATTTATTACTACAAATCACAGATGGTTTCTCCGAGAAGCGGAAACTTGGTGGTGGTTCATTTGGAGAGGTTTACTTG GGTGTGCATCCAGACGGGCAAACGATTGCCGTGAAGAAGATCTATGATATGCCAGGAGTTGACGAGGAGCAATTTCAGAATGAGTTTAAGAACCTTGCAAGGCTGCAGCACCGAAATATTGTGCGGTTAGTTGGCTATTGCCACCATATTGAGGAAGTACCAGCAATGTATGAAGGAAAATTGGTTCTTGCGGAAAAAATACATAGGGCGCTCTGCTTGGAGTATATGTCTAATGGAAGCCTTGAAAAATATATTTCTG ATGAATGTGATAAATATGATTGGCACACTGGCTACGGAATAATTAAGGGGATTTGCCAGGGTTTGAAATACCTCCACACTAAATTAGAGCCACCTATTTATCATTTGGATTTAAAGCCAGCCAACATATTGCTGGATGAGAACATGGTTCCCAGAATTGCAGATTTTGGGATATCAAGGCTGTTTGGAGATGAACGAACGCGAGCTACAAAAAGTACTTTAGGAACACA AGGGTACTTACCACCGGAATACATACGCAACTATTTAATCTCAAGTAAATTTGACATATTCAGCCTGGGTGTTGTAATCATAAAGATAATGGCAGGACGGGCGGGCTACTACAAAAGCGCTGAAATGTCTTCCCACGAATTCATTAATGTT GTACAGGAAAATTGGACAAATAGGCCACATGAAACATCGAGTCTGATGAAGGCATATTCCAAGCAAGTAAAGATATGTATTGAAATAGGTTTGAGTTGTGTGCAGGAGGATCGACACAAAAGGCCCACTGTACAGAATATTGTTGATAGACTGAATGAGACAGAAACTGAGTGTACCTGTGTGTATAAGAAATTTGAGGTGCAGGAGAACTCAGGGGGGCTCACCCCTAATTATTTCATGAATAATGGCCGCTCTGTCAGTGAAGTGCCTCTGAACAATGATGCAGGCCCTTCCATACAAGCTAGAACGGCATGGCAATATCCTACAGACATGACTGCACAACAAG AACTTGGCGAACGACAAGCAGCTTCGCTTCCTAATGGAATTTATGAGCCTCCTAG GCAGATAATGGTAGGTTTTCCTGAATCTGGAGGCACCACTACAGTTGAAAGACAGGATCTTGCGGTCAAAGTTCAAGAAGCAATCACTGATCCTTTTGTCGTCAAAGACCACCGAAGCGCAT TAAATGGAAAGAGGTATCCTCCATCTAAAGAAGAAGCGGTACATCGTTTGGAGAACATTTCTCTAAAGGGGAAGCATTGCAATGACCTAGCTGATAAAAATATTACTACAGTGAAGCGCTTGATGCGTCATTATCACAGAGATAAATCTGGGCTCCAAAAG GTTCCAGCGGATGAGATGATCACACGTGCAATTCTAACTGACgagcagagtgataacttctcgacAATTGATTCTCTTGGCAATTGTCTAACAG GACATGGTCAGCACGATGCTTCTGTGATGCAGGCAAATATCTTAAATGATCAGGGATCACTTTTAGCACAGCCAACTCCGTTCCACAATTTTTTACCG GTTCCAGCGGATGAGATGATCACACGTGCAAGTCTAACTGACGAACAGACGGAATACTTCTCAACAACTGATTCTCTTGGCAATTTTCTAACAG GACATGGTCAGCCCGATGCTTCTATGACACAGACAAATATCTTAAATGATCTGGTATCACTTTCAGCACAGCCAACTCCGTTGCACAATTTTCTATCA GTTCCAGCGGATGAGATGATCCCACGTGCAAGTCTAACTGACGAACAGACTGAATACTTCTCGACAACTGATTCTCTTGGAATTAATACAGGAGATTTGAAGCAGGTGATCATAGCATGTGGTAAGGCTGCTGCAGGGAATGGTATATATGAGACAGAAGTACTGATATCTGAGCTACGTCAGCTGGTGTCTATCTCTGGAGATCCAATGCAGCGCCTAGGAGCATATATGTTGCAAGGCCTTGTTGCCAGACTTTCTTCCTCTGGAAGTAAGCTGTATAAATCCTTGAAGTGCAAAGAACCTACAAACTCCGAGCTCATGTCTTACATGCATCACCTTTGTGAGATGTGCCCATCCTACAAGTTTGGTTACATGTCAGCCAATGGTGCCATAGCAGAGGCTATCAAAGGCCAGAACTTCGTTCACATCATCGATTTCCAAATCGCACAGGGGAGCCAGTGGATAACTATCATTCAGGCTCTTGCAGCGAGGCCCCGGGGTCCACCATGCCTAAGAATCACTGCTATAGATGACTCAAACTCTGCTTATGCCCGAGGTggtggactggacatggttgggacAAGATTGCATAGTGTCTCTGCGTCGTGTGGCATGCCCTTTGAGTTCAATGCAGTTCATGCTGTTAGCCATGAGGTTTATCTTGAGCATCTTGATATAAGGCCCGGGGAGGTTATTGTAGTGAATTTCGCCTATGAGCTGCATCATAGTCCTGATGAAAGCTTGAGCGTGGAAAATCATCGGGACAGGATTATAAGAATGATCAAGAGCCTATCTCCCATGGTGGTGACTCTTGTTGAGCAGGAGTCGAATACAAACACAACTCAATTCTTCCCAAGATACATGGAGACCCTCGACTACTACACAGCAATGTTTGAGTCAATAGATGTTGCTCTCCCAAGGGATGCCAAGATACGGGTTAACACAGAGCAGCACTGTCTTGGAAGGGATATCATCAGTTTAATCGCGTGTGAGGGTGCTGAAAGGGTTGAGAGGCATGAGGTGTTTGGAACATGGAAGGCAAGGTTTGCAATGGCTGGATTTAGGCCGTACCCGCTGAGTTCGGTGGTGAACAACACCATCAAAACACTGCTGGATGGCTACGACAGTTGCTACAGGCTTGAGGAGAGAGACGGAGTCCTTTACCTTGGTTGGAAAAATAGAGTATTGGTCGTGTCTTCCGCATGGTGCTGA
- the LOC119312019 gene encoding scarecrow-like protein 21 isoform X4, which yields MRHYHRDKSGLQKVPADEMITRAILTDEQSDNFSTIDSLGNCLTGHGQHDASVMQANILNDQGSLLAQPTPFHNFLPVPADEMITRASLTDEQTEYFSTTDSLGNFLTGHGQPDASMTQTNILNDLVSLSAQPTPLHNFLSVPADEMIPRASLTDEQTEYFSTTDSLGINTGDLKQVIIACGKAAAGNGIYETEVLISELRQLVSISGDPMQRLGAYMLQGLVARLSSSGSKLYKSLKCKEPTNSELMSYMHHLCEMCPSYKFGYMSANGAIAEAIKGQNFVHIIDFQIAQGSQWITIIQALAARPRGPPCLRITAIDDSNSAYARGGGLDMVGTRLHSVSASCGMPFEFNAVHAVSHEVYLEHLDIRPGEVIVVNFAYELHHSPDESLSVENHRDRIIRMIKSLSPMVVTLVEQESNTNTTQFFPRYMETLDYYTAMFESIDVALPRDAKIRVNTEQHCLGRDIISLIACEGAERVERHEVFGTWKARFAMAGFRPYPLSSVVNNTIKTLLDGYDSCYRLEERDGVLYLGWKNRVLVVSSAWC from the exons ATGCGTCATTATCACAGAGATAAATCTGGGCTCCAAAAG GTTCCAGCGGATGAGATGATCACACGTGCAATTCTAACTGACgagcagagtgataacttctcgacAATTGATTCTCTTGGCAATTGTCTAACAG GACATGGTCAGCACGATGCTTCTGTGATGCAGGCAAATATCTTAAATGATCAGGGATCACTTTTAGCACAGCCAACTCCGTTCCACAATTTTTTACCG GTTCCAGCGGATGAGATGATCACACGTGCAAGTCTAACTGACGAACAGACGGAATACTTCTCAACAACTGATTCTCTTGGCAATTTTCTAACAG GACATGGTCAGCCCGATGCTTCTATGACACAGACAAATATCTTAAATGATCTGGTATCACTTTCAGCACAGCCAACTCCGTTGCACAATTTTCTATCA GTTCCAGCGGATGAGATGATCCCACGTGCAAGTCTAACTGACGAACAGACTGAATACTTCTCGACAACTGATTCTCTTGGAATTAATACAGGAGATTTGAAGCAGGTGATCATAGCATGTGGTAAGGCTGCTGCAGGGAATGGTATATATGAGACAGAAGTACTGATATCTGAGCTACGTCAGCTGGTGTCTATCTCTGGAGATCCAATGCAGCGCCTAGGAGCATATATGTTGCAAGGCCTTGTTGCCAGACTTTCTTCCTCTGGAAGTAAGCTGTATAAATCCTTGAAGTGCAAAGAACCTACAAACTCCGAGCTCATGTCTTACATGCATCACCTTTGTGAGATGTGCCCATCCTACAAGTTTGGTTACATGTCAGCCAATGGTGCCATAGCAGAGGCTATCAAAGGCCAGAACTTCGTTCACATCATCGATTTCCAAATCGCACAGGGGAGCCAGTGGATAACTATCATTCAGGCTCTTGCAGCGAGGCCCCGGGGTCCACCATGCCTAAGAATCACTGCTATAGATGACTCAAACTCTGCTTATGCCCGAGGTggtggactggacatggttgggacAAGATTGCATAGTGTCTCTGCGTCGTGTGGCATGCCCTTTGAGTTCAATGCAGTTCATGCTGTTAGCCATGAGGTTTATCTTGAGCATCTTGATATAAGGCCCGGGGAGGTTATTGTAGTGAATTTCGCCTATGAGCTGCATCATAGTCCTGATGAAAGCTTGAGCGTGGAAAATCATCGGGACAGGATTATAAGAATGATCAAGAGCCTATCTCCCATGGTGGTGACTCTTGTTGAGCAGGAGTCGAATACAAACACAACTCAATTCTTCCCAAGATACATGGAGACCCTCGACTACTACACAGCAATGTTTGAGTCAATAGATGTTGCTCTCCCAAGGGATGCCAAGATACGGGTTAACACAGAGCAGCACTGTCTTGGAAGGGATATCATCAGTTTAATCGCGTGTGAGGGTGCTGAAAGGGTTGAGAGGCATGAGGTGTTTGGAACATGGAAGGCAAGGTTTGCAATGGCTGGATTTAGGCCGTACCCGCTGAGTTCGGTGGTGAACAACACCATCAAAACACTGCTGGATGGCTACGACAGTTGCTACAGGCTTGAGGAGAGAGACGGAGTCCTTTACCTTGGTTGGAAAAATAGAGTATTGGTCGTGTCTTCCGCATGGTGCTGA
- the LOC119312019 gene encoding DELLA protein GAI-like isoform X2 produces MGDASSDSTAVPLDLLLQITDGFSEKRKLGGGSFGEVYLGVHPDGQTIAVKKIYDMPGVDEEQFQNEFKNLARLQHRNIVRLVGYCHHIEEVPAMYEGKLVLAEKIHRALCLEYMSNGSLEKYISDECDKYDWHTGYGIIKGICQGLKYLHTKLEPPIYHLDLKPANILLDENMVPRIADFGISRLFGDERTRATKSTLGTQGYLPPEYIRNYLISSKFDIFSLGVVIIKIMAGRAGYYKSAEMSSHEFINVEDRHKRPTVQNIVDRLNETETECTCVYKKFEVQENSGGLTPNYFMNNGRSVSEVPLNNDAGPSIQARTAWQYPTDMTAQQELGERQAASLPNGIYEPPRQIMVGFPESGGTTTVERQDLAVKVQEAITDPFVVKDHRSALNGKRYPPSKEEAVHRLENISLKGKHCNDLADKNITTVKRLMRHYHRDKSGLQKVPADEMITRAILTDEQSDNFSTIDSLGNCLTGHGQHDASVMQANILNDQGSLLAQPTPFHNFLPVPADEMITRASLTDEQTEYFSTTDSLGNFLTGHGQPDASMTQTNILNDLVSLSAQPTPLHNFLSVPADEMIPRASLTDEQTEYFSTTDSLGINTGDLKQVIIACGKAAAGNGIYETEVLISELRQLVSISGDPMQRLGAYMLQGLVARLSSSGSKLYKSLKCKEPTNSELMSYMHHLCEMCPSYKFGYMSANGAIAEAIKGQNFVHIIDFQIAQGSQWITIIQALAARPRGPPCLRITAIDDSNSAYARGGGLDMVGTRLHSVSASCGMPFEFNAVHAVSHEVYLEHLDIRPGEVIVVNFAYELHHSPDESLSVENHRDRIIRMIKSLSPMVVTLVEQESNTNTTQFFPRYMETLDYYTAMFESIDVALPRDAKIRVNTEQHCLGRDIISLIACEGAERVERHEVFGTWKARFAMAGFRPYPLSSVVNNTIKTLLDGYDSCYRLEERDGVLYLGWKNRVLVVSSAWC; encoded by the exons ATGGGCGATGCAAGTTCAGACTCAACGGCTGTGCCGCTCGATTTATTACTACAAATCACAGATGGTTTCTCCGAGAAGCGGAAACTTGGTGGTGGTTCATTTGGAGAGGTTTACTTG GGTGTGCATCCAGACGGGCAAACGATTGCCGTGAAGAAGATCTATGATATGCCAGGAGTTGACGAGGAGCAATTTCAGAATGAGTTTAAGAACCTTGCAAGGCTGCAGCACCGAAATATTGTGCGGTTAGTTGGCTATTGCCACCATATTGAGGAAGTACCAGCAATGTATGAAGGAAAATTGGTTCTTGCGGAAAAAATACATAGGGCGCTCTGCTTGGAGTATATGTCTAATGGAAGCCTTGAAAAATATATTTCTG ATGAATGTGATAAATATGATTGGCACACTGGCTACGGAATAATTAAGGGGATTTGCCAGGGTTTGAAATACCTCCACACTAAATTAGAGCCACCTATTTATCATTTGGATTTAAAGCCAGCCAACATATTGCTGGATGAGAACATGGTTCCCAGAATTGCAGATTTTGGGATATCAAGGCTGTTTGGAGATGAACGAACGCGAGCTACAAAAAGTACTTTAGGAACACA AGGGTACTTACCACCGGAATACATACGCAACTATTTAATCTCAAGTAAATTTGACATATTCAGCCTGGGTGTTGTAATCATAAAGATAATGGCAGGACGGGCGGGCTACTACAAAAGCGCTGAAATGTCTTCCCACGAATTCATTAATGTT GAGGATCGACACAAAAGGCCCACTGTACAGAATATTGTTGATAGACTGAATGAGACAGAAACTGAGTGTACCTGTGTGTATAAGAAATTTGAGGTGCAGGAGAACTCAGGGGGGCTCACCCCTAATTATTTCATGAATAATGGCCGCTCTGTCAGTGAAGTGCCTCTGAACAATGATGCAGGCCCTTCCATACAAGCTAGAACGGCATGGCAATATCCTACAGACATGACTGCACAACAAG AACTTGGCGAACGACAAGCAGCTTCGCTTCCTAATGGAATTTATGAGCCTCCTAG GCAGATAATGGTAGGTTTTCCTGAATCTGGAGGCACCACTACAGTTGAAAGACAGGATCTTGCGGTCAAAGTTCAAGAAGCAATCACTGATCCTTTTGTCGTCAAAGACCACCGAAGCGCAT TAAATGGAAAGAGGTATCCTCCATCTAAAGAAGAAGCGGTACATCGTTTGGAGAACATTTCTCTAAAGGGGAAGCATTGCAATGACCTAGCTGATAAAAATATTACTACAGTGAAGCGCTTGATGCGTCATTATCACAGAGATAAATCTGGGCTCCAAAAG GTTCCAGCGGATGAGATGATCACACGTGCAATTCTAACTGACgagcagagtgataacttctcgacAATTGATTCTCTTGGCAATTGTCTAACAG GACATGGTCAGCACGATGCTTCTGTGATGCAGGCAAATATCTTAAATGATCAGGGATCACTTTTAGCACAGCCAACTCCGTTCCACAATTTTTTACCG GTTCCAGCGGATGAGATGATCACACGTGCAAGTCTAACTGACGAACAGACGGAATACTTCTCAACAACTGATTCTCTTGGCAATTTTCTAACAG GACATGGTCAGCCCGATGCTTCTATGACACAGACAAATATCTTAAATGATCTGGTATCACTTTCAGCACAGCCAACTCCGTTGCACAATTTTCTATCA GTTCCAGCGGATGAGATGATCCCACGTGCAAGTCTAACTGACGAACAGACTGAATACTTCTCGACAACTGATTCTCTTGGAATTAATACAGGAGATTTGAAGCAGGTGATCATAGCATGTGGTAAGGCTGCTGCAGGGAATGGTATATATGAGACAGAAGTACTGATATCTGAGCTACGTCAGCTGGTGTCTATCTCTGGAGATCCAATGCAGCGCCTAGGAGCATATATGTTGCAAGGCCTTGTTGCCAGACTTTCTTCCTCTGGAAGTAAGCTGTATAAATCCTTGAAGTGCAAAGAACCTACAAACTCCGAGCTCATGTCTTACATGCATCACCTTTGTGAGATGTGCCCATCCTACAAGTTTGGTTACATGTCAGCCAATGGTGCCATAGCAGAGGCTATCAAAGGCCAGAACTTCGTTCACATCATCGATTTCCAAATCGCACAGGGGAGCCAGTGGATAACTATCATTCAGGCTCTTGCAGCGAGGCCCCGGGGTCCACCATGCCTAAGAATCACTGCTATAGATGACTCAAACTCTGCTTATGCCCGAGGTggtggactggacatggttgggacAAGATTGCATAGTGTCTCTGCGTCGTGTGGCATGCCCTTTGAGTTCAATGCAGTTCATGCTGTTAGCCATGAGGTTTATCTTGAGCATCTTGATATAAGGCCCGGGGAGGTTATTGTAGTGAATTTCGCCTATGAGCTGCATCATAGTCCTGATGAAAGCTTGAGCGTGGAAAATCATCGGGACAGGATTATAAGAATGATCAAGAGCCTATCTCCCATGGTGGTGACTCTTGTTGAGCAGGAGTCGAATACAAACACAACTCAATTCTTCCCAAGATACATGGAGACCCTCGACTACTACACAGCAATGTTTGAGTCAATAGATGTTGCTCTCCCAAGGGATGCCAAGATACGGGTTAACACAGAGCAGCACTGTCTTGGAAGGGATATCATCAGTTTAATCGCGTGTGAGGGTGCTGAAAGGGTTGAGAGGCATGAGGTGTTTGGAACATGGAAGGCAAGGTTTGCAATGGCTGGATTTAGGCCGTACCCGCTGAGTTCGGTGGTGAACAACACCATCAAAACACTGCTGGATGGCTACGACAGTTGCTACAGGCTTGAGGAGAGAGACGGAGTCCTTTACCTTGGTTGGAAAAATAGAGTATTGGTCGTGTCTTCCGCATGGTGCTGA
- the LOC119312019 gene encoding chitin-inducible gibberellin-responsive protein 2-like isoform X3 produces MKENWFLRKKYIGRSAWSICLMEALKNIFLEDRHKRPTVQNIVDRLNETETECTCVYKKFEVQENSGGLTPNYFMNNGRSVSEVPLNNDAGPSIQARTAWQYPTDMTAQQELGERQAASLPNGIYEPPRQIMVGFPESGGTTTVERQDLAVKVQEAITDPFVVKDHRSALNGKRYPPSKEEAVHRLENISLKGKHCNDLADKNITTVKRLMRHYHRDKSGLQKVPADEMITRAILTDEQSDNFSTIDSLGNCLTGHGQHDASVMQANILNDQGSLLAQPTPFHNFLPVPADEMITRASLTDEQTEYFSTTDSLGNFLTGHGQPDASMTQTNILNDLVSLSAQPTPLHNFLSVPADEMIPRASLTDEQTEYFSTTDSLGINTGDLKQVIIACGKAAAGNGIYETEVLISELRQLVSISGDPMQRLGAYMLQGLVARLSSSGSKLYKSLKCKEPTNSELMSYMHHLCEMCPSYKFGYMSANGAIAEAIKGQNFVHIIDFQIAQGSQWITIIQALAARPRGPPCLRITAIDDSNSAYARGGGLDMVGTRLHSVSASCGMPFEFNAVHAVSHEVYLEHLDIRPGEVIVVNFAYELHHSPDESLSVENHRDRIIRMIKSLSPMVVTLVEQESNTNTTQFFPRYMETLDYYTAMFESIDVALPRDAKIRVNTEQHCLGRDIISLIACEGAERVERHEVFGTWKARFAMAGFRPYPLSSVVNNTIKTLLDGYDSCYRLEERDGVLYLGWKNRVLVVSSAWC; encoded by the exons ATGAAGGAAAATTGGTTCTTGCGGAAAAAATACATAGGGCGCTCTGCTTGGAGTATATGTCTAATGGAAGCCTTGAAAAATATATTTCTG GAGGATCGACACAAAAGGCCCACTGTACAGAATATTGTTGATAGACTGAATGAGACAGAAACTGAGTGTACCTGTGTGTATAAGAAATTTGAGGTGCAGGAGAACTCAGGGGGGCTCACCCCTAATTATTTCATGAATAATGGCCGCTCTGTCAGTGAAGTGCCTCTGAACAATGATGCAGGCCCTTCCATACAAGCTAGAACGGCATGGCAATATCCTACAGACATGACTGCACAACAAG AACTTGGCGAACGACAAGCAGCTTCGCTTCCTAATGGAATTTATGAGCCTCCTAG GCAGATAATGGTAGGTTTTCCTGAATCTGGAGGCACCACTACAGTTGAAAGACAGGATCTTGCGGTCAAAGTTCAAGAAGCAATCACTGATCCTTTTGTCGTCAAAGACCACCGAAGCGCAT TAAATGGAAAGAGGTATCCTCCATCTAAAGAAGAAGCGGTACATCGTTTGGAGAACATTTCTCTAAAGGGGAAGCATTGCAATGACCTAGCTGATAAAAATATTACTACAGTGAAGCGCTTGATGCGTCATTATCACAGAGATAAATCTGGGCTCCAAAAG GTTCCAGCGGATGAGATGATCACACGTGCAATTCTAACTGACgagcagagtgataacttctcgacAATTGATTCTCTTGGCAATTGTCTAACAG GACATGGTCAGCACGATGCTTCTGTGATGCAGGCAAATATCTTAAATGATCAGGGATCACTTTTAGCACAGCCAACTCCGTTCCACAATTTTTTACCG GTTCCAGCGGATGAGATGATCACACGTGCAAGTCTAACTGACGAACAGACGGAATACTTCTCAACAACTGATTCTCTTGGCAATTTTCTAACAG GACATGGTCAGCCCGATGCTTCTATGACACAGACAAATATCTTAAATGATCTGGTATCACTTTCAGCACAGCCAACTCCGTTGCACAATTTTCTATCA GTTCCAGCGGATGAGATGATCCCACGTGCAAGTCTAACTGACGAACAGACTGAATACTTCTCGACAACTGATTCTCTTGGAATTAATACAGGAGATTTGAAGCAGGTGATCATAGCATGTGGTAAGGCTGCTGCAGGGAATGGTATATATGAGACAGAAGTACTGATATCTGAGCTACGTCAGCTGGTGTCTATCTCTGGAGATCCAATGCAGCGCCTAGGAGCATATATGTTGCAAGGCCTTGTTGCCAGACTTTCTTCCTCTGGAAGTAAGCTGTATAAATCCTTGAAGTGCAAAGAACCTACAAACTCCGAGCTCATGTCTTACATGCATCACCTTTGTGAGATGTGCCCATCCTACAAGTTTGGTTACATGTCAGCCAATGGTGCCATAGCAGAGGCTATCAAAGGCCAGAACTTCGTTCACATCATCGATTTCCAAATCGCACAGGGGAGCCAGTGGATAACTATCATTCAGGCTCTTGCAGCGAGGCCCCGGGGTCCACCATGCCTAAGAATCACTGCTATAGATGACTCAAACTCTGCTTATGCCCGAGGTggtggactggacatggttgggacAAGATTGCATAGTGTCTCTGCGTCGTGTGGCATGCCCTTTGAGTTCAATGCAGTTCATGCTGTTAGCCATGAGGTTTATCTTGAGCATCTTGATATAAGGCCCGGGGAGGTTATTGTAGTGAATTTCGCCTATGAGCTGCATCATAGTCCTGATGAAAGCTTGAGCGTGGAAAATCATCGGGACAGGATTATAAGAATGATCAAGAGCCTATCTCCCATGGTGGTGACTCTTGTTGAGCAGGAGTCGAATACAAACACAACTCAATTCTTCCCAAGATACATGGAGACCCTCGACTACTACACAGCAATGTTTGAGTCAATAGATGTTGCTCTCCCAAGGGATGCCAAGATACGGGTTAACACAGAGCAGCACTGTCTTGGAAGGGATATCATCAGTTTAATCGCGTGTGAGGGTGCTGAAAGGGTTGAGAGGCATGAGGTGTTTGGAACATGGAAGGCAAGGTTTGCAATGGCTGGATTTAGGCCGTACCCGCTGAGTTCGGTGGTGAACAACACCATCAAAACACTGCTGGATGGCTACGACAGTTGCTACAGGCTTGAGGAGAGAGACGGAGTCCTTTACCTTGGTTGGAAAAATAGAGTATTGGTCGTGTCTTCCGCATGGTGCTGA